A DNA window from Candidatus Zixiibacteriota bacterium contains the following coding sequences:
- a CDS encoding ATP-binding protein, with protein sequence MGFTNPFRPGAGHMPPYLAGRREEQKEFKKLLNQNIILQNLILTGLRGVGKTCLLETFKPTAIQERWLWVGADLSESASVTERTMASRVLTDLSALTSSITIRHESSADIGFHSSTDQRPVTMNYEMLTQFYDRTPGLASDKLKAVLEFTWQCIKDQTRSGIIFAFDEAQNLADHAESNQYPLSTLLDVFQSIQKKEIPFMLALTGLPTLFPKLVEARTYSERMFRIVFLDKLQGKDILDAIQIPIQEANCPVRFNELSVKTIAELSGGYPYFIQFICREVYDVFIQQLDSGKDAKVPISEIERKLDSDFFAGRWARATDRQRDLLHVAAELENSAEEFTVAELVEKSNSMLKKPFGSSQVNQMLSHLCDLGLVYKNRRGRYSFAVPLLDRFISRQVRGALGG encoded by the coding sequence ATGGGATTCACGAATCCCTTTCGACCCGGCGCAGGCCACATGCCTCCTTACTTGGCGGGAAGGCGGGAAGAACAGAAGGAATTCAAGAAGCTCCTCAATCAAAATATCATTCTGCAGAACCTCATATTGACTGGGTTGCGGGGAGTAGGAAAGACGTGCCTGCTGGAGACGTTTAAACCCACGGCCATTCAGGAGAGGTGGCTCTGGGTCGGGGCGGATTTATCTGAATCAGCAAGCGTGACTGAACGGACCATGGCGTCACGAGTGTTGACAGATCTTTCGGCGCTTACATCATCGATCACCATCAGGCACGAGTCTTCAGCCGATATCGGCTTCCACAGCAGTACCGATCAGCGACCGGTAACGATGAATTATGAGATGCTGACTCAGTTTTATGACAGGACCCCCGGATTGGCTTCAGACAAACTCAAGGCGGTATTGGAATTCACTTGGCAATGTATCAAAGATCAGACCCGTTCGGGGATCATCTTTGCTTTTGACGAGGCGCAGAATCTCGCTGATCATGCTGAGAGTAATCAATACCCCCTCTCAACTCTACTGGACGTGTTTCAATCCATTCAAAAGAAGGAAATCCCGTTCATGCTGGCCCTGACAGGCCTTCCAACCTTGTTTCCAAAACTTGTCGAAGCACGCACATATTCTGAAAGAATGTTTCGAATTGTGTTCTTGGACAAGCTTCAGGGTAAAGACATACTCGATGCAATTCAAATTCCGATCCAGGAAGCAAATTGCCCGGTGAGGTTTAATGAGCTGTCTGTCAAGACGATTGCTGAACTCTCTGGTGGGTACCCCTACTTCATCCAGTTCATTTGTAGGGAAGTCTATGATGTCTTCATCCAACAGTTGGACTCTGGAAAGGATGCAAAAGTTCCGATCTCGGAGATCGAAAGGAAACTCGATTCAGACTTCTTTGCAGGACGCTGGGCAAGGGCCACAGACAGGCAACGAGATCTTCTTCATGTGGCTGCAGAGTTGGAGAACTCCGCCGAGGAGTTCACAGTCGCTGAACTGGTAGAAAAGTCCAATTCCATGCTCAAAAAACCGTTTGGTAGCAGCCAAGTGAATCAAATGCTCAGCCATCTGTGTGATTTGGGATTGGTTTACAAGAACAGGCGAGGTCGTTATTCATTCGCGGTCCCACTGCTGGACAGGTTCATTTCTAGACAGGTCCGCGGCGCACTTGGAGGCTGA